One Microbacterium marinum genomic window, GGGCCGCGTGGACGAGGCGGAGCGCCCTCGGTGGCGCACCCTCACGGGTCTCGGCTGGCTCGTCGGCGGCCTCATCGTGCTCGTCGCGCCGGGACTGACGGTCCGGCTTCTCGCGGGTCTCGTCGGCATCCTCCTGCTCGCCGCCGGCGTGCTCGGCCTCATCGGCACGTTCGGGCGCGGACGCACGATCGATGCGCGCATCGCGGATGCCGCGTTCGGGGCGTCGGGCGTCATCTTCGGCGCCCTCGCGCTGTTCTGGCCCGACATCACCCTGCTCGTCGTCGCCGTCGTGTTCGGTGCCCGGCTCATCATGAGCGGTGTCGTCGACCTGTGGACGCGCGCCCGTCGCCGCAACGACGCAGCGCGCCCCGCGGCGGACCGCCCGCGGCGGCGATGGGGGCGGACGGTCATCGCGGTCGTTTCCGTCGGCCTCGCGGTCACGACCGCGGTCGTCACGGTACCGCTTCGCGAAGGATCGACGGTCGTCGACGACTTCTATGCGGCGCCCCGCGACCTGCCCGACGCGCCGGGCCAACTCGTGCGCGCGGAGCCCTTCACCGCCGGCATCCCGAACTCGGCGAACGGATGGCGGATCCTCTACACGACCACTGGTGTCGACGGGCGGGTGCGCGTGGCGAGCGGCATCGTCGCGGTGCCGAAGGAGGGCGACGGGCGGTGGCCGGTCGTGGACTGGAACCACGGCACGACCGGATTCGCACAGCACTGCGCGCCCTCGCTGCAGGAGCGGGGCATGTGGTCGGGGGCGATGTACATCCTTCCGACGCTCATCCGGGAGGGATGGGCGGTCGTCTCGACCGACTACATCGGGCTCGGAACCGAGGGGCCGCACCCGTACCTGGTCGGGCCTCCGAGCGCGACCGCATCGCTCGACGCGGTGCGGGCGGCGAAGCAGCTCACCGAGGCCGACCTCGGTGCGCGGACCGTGGTCTGGGGACATTCGCAGGGCGGGGGAGCGGCGCTCTGGGCGGGGGCGCTCGCCCGAGACTACGCGCCGGACGTCTGGGTCCAGGGGGTAGCGGCGCTCGCCCCGGCGAGCGACCCGGCGGCTCTCGTGCAGAACATCTCCGACGTGACCGGCGGCAGCATCTTCGCCTCGTACGCGTTCGCCTCGTTCTCGGAGATCTATCCCGATGTCGAGTACCGCGACTACGTCCGCCCCGGCGCCGAGACCACGCTGCGTCAGATGTCCGACCGCTGCCTCACCGACCCGTCGATCATCATCTCGGTGGCCGCGGCGCTCGGGATGAGCGGGGACACCCGCCTGTTCTCGACCTCGCCGGCGACCGGTGTGCTCGGCGGACACCTCCGCGACAACACCGCGCCGCTGCGTCAGACCGCGCCCCTTCTGCTCGCGCAAGGCGGCTCGGACAGCGTCATCTCCGTCGGCGCGCAGTCCGACTACGTCGATCGGGCGTGCGCGGCGGGTCAGGACGTCGACTTCCGCATCTACGACGGCTACGAGCACGCCGCCGTCGTCGAGCGCCCGTCGCCGCTGCTCGACCAGCTCATCGAGTGGACCCGCGACCGCTTCGCCGGCATCCCCGCCGCCGAGGGGTGCTCGACGACGCGGTACTGACGAGCGGATGCCGCGCCGCGGCATCCGTCCCCGGTCTCCGCCCGCACGACGGCACATATCCTGGGACGCATGACCGAGAACACCCTCCCCTCCGGCATCCGTCTCGACGAGCTGAGCGAGAGCGTGCGTCCGCAGGACGACCTCTTCCGCCACGTGAACGGGTCGTGGCTCGACCGCACCGAGATCCCCGAGGACAAGGCGCGCTGGGGGTCGTTCCACCTCATCGCCGAGCAGGCCGAGGACGACGTCAAGGTCATCATCGAGGAGTCGCAGACAGCGGAGCCCGGGACGGAAGCCCGGAAGATCGGTGATCTGTACACGAGCTTCATGGACACCGACGCGATCGAGGCGAAGGGCGCCGAGGCGATCGCCCCGCAGCTGACCTTCGTCGACCGGGTGACCGACATTCCGGGGCTGCTGCACACCGTCGGCGTCCTCGAGCGCGAAGGCGTGGGCGGGGTGTTCGGGACCTACATCGAGCCCGATCCCGGCAACCCGCAGCGCTACGTCACGTTCATCGTCCAGGGAGGGCTCTCACTCCCCGACGAGAGCTACTACCGCCTTGATGACTTCGAGGGCACCCGTGCAGCCTTCCGCACCTACGTCGCCACCATGCTGTCGTTGGCGGGAGTCGCCGACGCCGAGGCGCAGGCCGACCGGGTGCTCGCGCTCGAGACCGAGCTCGCGTCGCATCACTGGGACAACGTCCGCAGCCGTGACGCCGTCGCGACCTACAACCTGATGACGTGGGATGCCGCGGTCGCGCTCGCCGGCGTCGACCTGGCACCGTGGCGCGACGCCGTCGCCCCCGGCCGGGCTGAGGCGATCGCCGAGGTCAACGTGTACCAGCCGAGCTTCCTCGAGGGGCTCGGATCGCTGCTCATCGAGGAGCGGCTCGAGGACTGGAAGGCGTGGCTGCGTCTGCATGTGATCCGCGCGTCGGCGCCGTTCCTGTCGCAGGCGTTCGTCGACGCGAACTTCGCGTTCTACGGCACCGAGCTGACCGGCGTCCCCGTCAACCGGGCGCGGTGGAAGCGCGGCGTCTCGCTCGTCGAGGCCGCCCTCGGCGAGGCCGTCGGCAAGGTGTACGTCGAGCGGCACTTCCCGCCGCAGGCGAAGACGGAGATGGATGAGTTGGTCGCGAACCTCATCGAGGCGTACCGGCAGTCCATCACCGGTCTCGAGTGGATGACGCCCGCCACCCGCGAGCGTGCCCTCGAGAAGCTCGACAGCTTCACCCCCAAGGTCGGCTACCCCGTGAAGTGGAAGGACTACAGCGACCTCGAGATCACGGCATCCGACCTCACCGGCAACGTCCGCCGCTCGAACGCGTGGGAGCACGACCGTCAGCTCGCCAAGCTCGGCGCCCCCATCGACCGCGACGAGTGGTTCATGACGCCCCAGACGGTCAACGCGTACTACAACCCCCTCATGAACGAGATCGTGTTCCCGGCGGCGATCCTTCAGTTCCCGTTCTTCGACCTCGAGCGGGATGCCGCGGCGAACTACGGCGGCATCGGCGCGGTCATCGGCCACGAGATCGGCCATGGCTTCGACGACCAGGGGAGCGCCTTCGACGGCACCGGCGCCCTGAACGACTGGTGGACCGACGAGGACCGCGCGGCGTTCACCGAGCGCACGAGCGCGCTCATCGAGCAGTACAACGCGCTCGTCCCGCAGGGGCTCGCCGATGACCACACCGTCAACGGCGCCCTGACGATCGGCGAGAACATCGGCGACCTCGGCGGCCTCGGCATCGCGATCAAGGCGTACCGTCTTCACCTGGCCTCGACCGGGTCGTCCGACCCCGACGGTCCCGTGGTCGATGGATTCACCGGCATCCAGCGCCTGCTGCTGAGCTGGGGACAGATCTGGCAGCAGAAGGCTCGCGACGCCGAGGCGATCCGGCTCCTCACGATCGACCCGCACTCGCCGAACGAGTTCCGGTGCAACCAGATCGTCCGCAACGTCGACGAGTTCTACACCGCGTTCGGGGTCACCGAGTCCGACGCGCTGTGGCTCGACGAGGACAAGCGCGTCACCATCTGGTGAGCATGCGCGGCGCGCCGGTCGTCAGTATCGAGCTGCTGCTCGACGAGGCGACTGAGCGCGCCGTGCGCGCGGAGTGGGAGGCACTCGCCGCGGCGGGCCTGTCAAGCCTCGCCGCGCACACGGCGCCGAGCAACCGGCCGCACGTGACGCTGCTGGTGCGGCCTGAGCTGGGGCCGTTCGCTGTCGCCGAGCGTGCGGCGTTCCCGGTCGTGCTCGGCGCCCCGATGCTGTTCGGTGCCGGTGACCGTCGGGTGCTGGCGCGAGCGGTGCTGCCGTCTGCGGAGTTGCTCGAGCTCCACGCCGCGGTGCATGCCGCCGCCGGGTCTGGCGCGCCGCACGCCGCGGAGGGCGTGTCGCTCGCCGTGGCGGGCGCCGATGCGCCGCACACCAGCCCTGGGGAGTGGATGCCGCACGTCACCCTCGCGCGCCGCCTGAAGGTGGCCGACCTCGAGCGCGCGCTGCCCCTGCTCGGCGGCGAGCTGCACGGCCGCGCCCTCTCGCTGCGGCGGTGGGACGCGGCATCCGCCACCGTCACCGACCTCGGCGGTTTCCCCGACTGACCGGCGCTCGACCCGACGCGAACTGCCGTTCCCCGCCCGCTCATGCGATGTTTTGCAGTCGGCTCGACGCGCCTGCGGGTGGGAGAATCCGCACGTCGCTTGACCCTCACACGGTGTCAGACTGTGGCCTGGGATCACCATGTTGAGTATCGGAGAATTCGCCCGCCTCGCCGGCGTCTCGGTGCGGATGCTGCGTCACTACGACCAGCTCGGTCTGCTGCGCCCGCAGCGGGTCGACCCATTCTCGGGGTACCGCTCATACGCAGCGTCGCAGCTGGATCGCGCCAACCGGCTCGTCGCCCTGAAAGACCTCGGGTTCACCCTCGAGCAGGTCGGCGTGATGCTGGACGACGGGATGCCGGATGTGTCACTGGCCGGCCTGCTGCGAACGCGCCGCGAGGAGTTGGCGGCGCAGATCGACGCCGACCGGCAGCGTCTGCGCGAGGTCGAGACGAGACTTCGATCGATCGAGAAGGAGCATCCCATGTCCGCATTCATCGAGACCCCGCTGCCCGAACTGCATCTGGTGCAACTCGCCGCGAAGGTCAGCGAGATGGCGCAGATCGAGGAGGAGATCAGCGGCATGTTCGACCGCGTGAACGAGCTGATCGGACGGTCCGGCGCGACGCGCGTCGGGCCGGGCGTCGCTGTGTACACCGACGTCGAGGACGGCATGATCGCGGCCGCCGCCGAGCAGATCGGCGACGCTCCCGTGCCCGACGGGCTCGACGCCGCGACCGTGGCGGCGCACCCGCGCGCTCTGACCGTTCGTCTCGACGGCGCTGACCTCTCCGGCATCCAGGCGGCATGGCAAGCACTGGTCGCCGAGATCGAACGCCGCGGACTGCGCTCGGACGGCCCCGCGCGCGAGATCTACGAGCAGACGCCTTTCGACGGTCCCGGTGCTCGCTGGACCGTCGACCTGCAGCAGCCCGTCGCCTGACCGCTCGACCCGACGCAATCGGTCGTCTCGCACGCGTGTGACGGACGGTTTGCGTCGGGTCGGCGGCGCTCAACCCCTCCCGGGCAGCCACGCCGCGTCGCCCTCGAGCGCGGCGAGGATCTTGCGGGTGTGGTCGCCGAGCTGCCGCGCCTGCGCCGCGGTGAGCGCGCCGAAAACGAGCCGCTCGACCAGCGCGACGTGGCCAGGGGCCGCTGCGCGCTGCGCGTCGGCACCGGCATCCGTCAGGACGGCGAGCGTGTAGCGGCCGTCGGACGGGTCGGTCTCGCGCCGCAGCAGTCCGCGCGCTTCGAGGCGG contains:
- a CDS encoding alpha/beta fold hydrolase; protein product: MRILQRLALARLHARMPEWVRISIAVLALVLGVVIVIRPTTALDVLAWLIGGGMVLTGVLDLTGRVDEAERPRWRTLTGLGWLVGGLIVLVAPGLTVRLLAGLVGILLLAAGVLGLIGTFGRGRTIDARIADAAFGASGVIFGALALFWPDITLLVVAVVFGARLIMSGVVDLWTRARRRNDAARPAADRPRRRWGRTVIAVVSVGLAVTTAVVTVPLREGSTVVDDFYAAPRDLPDAPGQLVRAEPFTAGIPNSANGWRILYTTTGVDGRVRVASGIVAVPKEGDGRWPVVDWNHGTTGFAQHCAPSLQERGMWSGAMYILPTLIREGWAVVSTDYIGLGTEGPHPYLVGPPSATASLDAVRAAKQLTEADLGARTVVWGHSQGGGAALWAGALARDYAPDVWVQGVAALAPASDPAALVQNISDVTGGSIFASYAFASFSEIYPDVEYRDYVRPGAETTLRQMSDRCLTDPSIIISVAAALGMSGDTRLFSTSPATGVLGGHLRDNTAPLRQTAPLLLAQGGSDSVISVGAQSDYVDRACAAGQDVDFRIYDGYEHAAVVERPSPLLDQLIEWTRDRFAGIPAAEGCSTTRY
- a CDS encoding 2'-5' RNA ligase family protein translates to MRGAPVVSIELLLDEATERAVRAEWEALAAAGLSSLAAHTAPSNRPHVTLLVRPELGPFAVAERAAFPVVLGAPMLFGAGDRRVLARAVLPSAELLELHAAVHAAAGSGAPHAAEGVSLAVAGADAPHTSPGEWMPHVTLARRLKVADLERALPLLGGELHGRALSLRRWDAASATVTDLGGFPD
- a CDS encoding MerR family transcriptional regulator; this encodes MLSIGEFARLAGVSVRMLRHYDQLGLLRPQRVDPFSGYRSYAASQLDRANRLVALKDLGFTLEQVGVMLDDGMPDVSLAGLLRTRREELAAQIDADRQRLREVETRLRSIEKEHPMSAFIETPLPELHLVQLAAKVSEMAQIEEEISGMFDRVNELIGRSGATRVGPGVAVYTDVEDGMIAAAAEQIGDAPVPDGLDAATVAAHPRALTVRLDGADLSGIQAAWQALVAEIERRGLRSDGPAREIYEQTPFDGPGARWTVDLQQPVA
- a CDS encoding M13 family metallopeptidase, producing the protein MTENTLPSGIRLDELSESVRPQDDLFRHVNGSWLDRTEIPEDKARWGSFHLIAEQAEDDVKVIIEESQTAEPGTEARKIGDLYTSFMDTDAIEAKGAEAIAPQLTFVDRVTDIPGLLHTVGVLEREGVGGVFGTYIEPDPGNPQRYVTFIVQGGLSLPDESYYRLDDFEGTRAAFRTYVATMLSLAGVADAEAQADRVLALETELASHHWDNVRSRDAVATYNLMTWDAAVALAGVDLAPWRDAVAPGRAEAIAEVNVYQPSFLEGLGSLLIEERLEDWKAWLRLHVIRASAPFLSQAFVDANFAFYGTELTGVPVNRARWKRGVSLVEAALGEAVGKVYVERHFPPQAKTEMDELVANLIEAYRQSITGLEWMTPATRERALEKLDSFTPKVGYPVKWKDYSDLEITASDLTGNVRRSNAWEHDRQLAKLGAPIDRDEWFMTPQTVNAYYNPLMNEIVFPAAILQFPFFDLERDAAANYGGIGAVIGHEIGHGFDDQGSAFDGTGALNDWWTDEDRAAFTERTSALIEQYNALVPQGLADDHTVNGALTIGENIGDLGGLGIAIKAYRLHLASTGSSDPDGPVVDGFTGIQRLLLSWGQIWQQKARDAEAIRLLTIDPHSPNEFRCNQIVRNVDEFYTAFGVTESDALWLDEDKRVTIW
- a CDS encoding MarR family winged helix-turn-helix transcriptional regulator; amino-acid sequence: MSADALEPAELETWASLATLLEWLPAALDAQLQRDAGLTHFEYGVLYALAHADDRTLRMSVLAGYAHSTLSRLSRAATRLEARGLLRRETDPSDGRYTLAVLTDAGADAQRAAAPGHVALVERLVFGALTAAQARQLGDHTRKILAALEGDAAWLPGRG